The following coding sequences lie in one Eremothecium sinecaudum strain ATCC 58844 chromosome IV, complete sequence genomic window:
- the NAT3 gene encoding peptide alpha-N-acetyltransferase complex B subunit NAT3 (Syntenic homolog of Ashbya gossypii ADR038C; Syntenic homolog of Saccharomyces cerevisiae YPR131C (NAT3)) — protein MTTIQPFEATDLLNLNAINLDIFTENFPLESYLEYLILWPTLFFKSVELTSHDKNERISGYMMGKTEGRGQDWHSHITAVTISPKFRRISLASMLCNALETITDDKQHQVNFIDLFVKCNNALAIKLYEKLGYGIYRRVVGYYNSPEDGYPRSLKKINDDKDAFDMRKGMVRDHGRSTRPEGWKQYCFPHDIKF, from the coding sequence ATGACAACAATTCAACCATTTGAAGCCACAGACCTTCTTAACCTAAATGCAATCAACCTTGACATATTTACAGAAAATTTTCCGTTAGAGTCGTATTTGGAGTACTTGATTCTATGGCCAACCTTATTCTTTAAGTCCGTTGAACTAACCAGCCATGATAAGAATGAACGTATTAGTGGTTATATGATGGGAAAGACCGAAGGTAGGGGGCAAGATTGGCATTCACATATAACTGCAGTAACAATTTCACCGAAGTTCCGACGTATTTCTCTAGCTTCTATGCTTTGTAACGCGTTAGAAACTATCACAGACGATAAACAACATCAGGTGAACTTTATCGACTTGTTCGTAAAGTGCAATAATGCTTTAGCAATAAAGTTGTACGAAAAGCTAGGATATGGTATCTATAGACGAGTGGTCGGTTATTATAATAGTCCTGAGGACGGTTATCCACGGTCactaaaaaaaataaatgaCGATAAGGACGCATTTGACATGCGTAAAGGAATGGTTCGAGATCATGGACGTAGTACGCGGCCCGAGGGATGGAAACAATACTGTTTCCCTCATGACATAAAATTCtaa
- the SCD6 gene encoding Scd6p (Syntenic homolog of Ashbya gossypii ADR037W; Syntenic homolog of Saccharomyces cerevisiae YPR129W (SCD6)) produces MSQYIGKTISLISNNDNRYVGLLESIDSEQGIVTLSNVRCFGTEGRRNWGPDEVYPNPAVYNSVAFNGNDVKDLSILDCPLDQAYPVLPPQVAAPTDVTGTGNAINNGSQQQPRAQVPAAVAGYGVYAPEQKDEGKDTKTPIRPAVEKSKSKPQHEHAEQQKQQLKRQHHQQPQQQQQQQQQQQQQQQQRSHQPQQQQGQRRQQQDKNKAAVPEDDFDFESNNARFLKTNDDVAPEPEVTKSNEKGQSPDESFYDKKSSFFDSISTSTETNTNMKWQEERQLNMDTFGQAGARPRNGNRGWFRGRGRGRGRGGRGRGNHGGFRSAVPPPSEKVEF; encoded by the coding sequence ATGTCTCAGTACATTGGTAAGACCATATCCTTGATATCGAATAACGATAATCGTTACGTGGGCTTATTAGAGTCGATTGATTCAGAACAAGGTATTGTTACGTTAAGTAACGTGCGCTGTTTTGGCACTGAAGGCAGAAGGAATTGGGGCCCAGATGAAGTTTATCCAAATCCAGCAGTTTATAATTCAGTTGCGTTTAATGGTAATGATGTAAAGGATTTAAGTATCTTAGATTGTCCATTGGATCAAGCTTATCCTGTATTGCCACCTCAGGTGGCGGCTCCAACAGACGTGACGGGGACTGGAAATGCCATCAATAATGGTTCGCAACAACAACCTCGTGCACAGGTTCCAGCAGCTGTTGCTGGGTATGGCGTTTATGCACCAGAGCAGAAGGATGAAGGAAAAGACACGAAGACTCCTATAAGACCTGCTGTTGAAAAGAGCAAGAGCAAGCCTCAGCATGAGCATGCAGAGCAGCAGAAGCAGCAGCTCAAACGTCAGCACCACCAGCAACCgcaacaacaacaacaacaacaacaacaacagcaacaacagcaacaacaacgATCGCATCAACctcagcagcagcaagGACAACGTCGCCAGCAACAAGATAAGAATAAAGCTGCAGTCCCTGAGgatgattttgattttgaatCCAATAATGCGAGGTTTTTAAAAACTAATGATGATGTAGCTCCCGAGCCTGAGGTTACCAAGTCAAATGAAAAAGGTCAATCTCCCGATGAGTCTTTTTACGACAAGAAATCCTCATTTTTTGACTCCATATCGACCTCTACAGAGACCAATACTAATATGAAGTGGCAAGAAGAACGCCAATTGAACATGGACACTTTTGGACAAGCCGGTGCTAGACCTAGAAACGGCAACCGTGGTTGGTTTCGTGGACGCGGAAGAGGTAGAGGTCGTGGTGGTAGAGGTCGTGGTAACCACGGTGGGTTCAGAAGTGCTGTCCCCCCTCCATCTGAGAAGGTTGAATTCTAA